A genomic region of Christiangramia sp. OXR-203 contains the following coding sequences:
- a CDS encoding MarC family protein, whose translation MELFIYVFAALFSVINPLGTVPIFVGLTKEDTKSERSRTSLLTAINIFVILLISFFTGRYILNFFGISLDSLRIAGGLIITTSGFALLTGSFAKHKGMDKPKVQEDAFQRDGVSLTPLAIPMLAGPGSISFLIGLYEEYATWNEKMIAVGAIFSVCLATLLVLRSSYYIVSMLGASGINAISRIIGFIVIAIGIEYISSSVINIFRTISL comes from the coding sequence ATGGAACTATTCATTTATGTTTTCGCTGCTTTGTTCTCTGTGATCAATCCCCTGGGCACTGTCCCTATTTTCGTTGGACTTACCAAAGAGGACACTAAATCTGAGCGGTCTCGTACTTCCCTCCTTACAGCGATCAATATTTTCGTGATCCTGCTTATAAGTTTTTTTACTGGCAGATATATCCTTAATTTCTTCGGAATAAGCCTCGATTCTTTAAGAATTGCTGGAGGCTTAATTATTACTACTTCTGGTTTTGCCTTGCTAACTGGCTCTTTTGCTAAGCATAAAGGTATGGATAAGCCGAAGGTTCAGGAAGACGCTTTTCAGCGTGATGGCGTATCGCTCACTCCACTGGCCATTCCTATGCTTGCTGGCCCTGGCTCCATATCTTTTTTGATTGGATTATACGAGGAATATGCGACCTGGAATGAGAAAATGATTGCGGTAGGAGCAATTTTTAGTGTTTGTTTAGCTACGCTGCTCGTTCTTAGAAGCTCCTATTATATAGTTTCCATGCTTGGTGCATCTGGGATTAATGCTATTTCCAGAATCATAGGTTTTATTGTGATCGCCATTGGAATTGAATATATAAGTTCCTCTGTGATCAATATCTTCAGAACAATAAGTCTGTAA